The Ehrlichia chaffeensis str. Arkansas DNA segment TTCTAAAAATATAAGCTGCGCAACTATTAGACTTGCCATTTGATCTTCTATCGGTCCAGTTATGAAGATTATCCTTTCCTTTAACAATCGTGAATATATATCATATGCACGCTCGCCTCTACTAGTCTGTTCAACTACCATGGGGACTAAAGTCATAGCCATCTCCTTTTCTTTACAATCACTATAAATGCTGTCTTAAACTAATCCATTTAATATAATTTTACAACTATATATTCTCAAACATAAGGCTTATATCTTTAGCTGTCATAACCTTCTTGTCCTTTTTGGCCAGCCCTATTATATAGTTAATGACCTTTTCTTCAAGTACTTTCCCACTAATATAATTAGCAAAATTTTTATTAGATTGCAGCATTTTCAACACATTACCAATATCTACTCCATAATCAGCATAATTGCTCTGTATGAAGCTAAAAACATCTTCATTTTTAATAGTAATATTATTATGACGAGACATCTTTATCAGTAACATACCAAGCTTAACTCGCTTTATTGCTTCCTTCTCTACATCAATTTGTATATCTTCTCCAGAATCACGTATTTCCTTGTTTATTTTTGCAATTTCTTGAGTAACAACACACTCTGGTACATCTATAACATAGTTAGCATCCATATAATCAAATAATTCTTTCTTCACTATAGTGAAAACCATTTGATCAAATTGTTGCTTTATTCTTTTCCTAGCAAAATCTTCCATATGACCTACATCTTTAAAGCCATAATCTTTTGCTATAGCTTCACTATCTCGCATACCTTTCATAACATATACACTTTTAACAGTAACTGACATATCTGTAGTTTTTCCAGCAAGATGTACCATACCATAATCGTTAGGGAAAGTTAGAGGAAAAGTTTTAGATTCCCCAACTTTCATACCTATCAACTGATCTTCAAATTCTCTTAAAGCTACACCTTTACCTAACACCAACACAAAGTCCTTGGCAGAACCGCCTCTCAAGATTTTACCTTTTATTTTATTTTGATAATCAATAACTAATTTATCACTGCCTTGAATTACATATTCCGGATCATCCACTATAACAAAATCAGGTCTTTGTTTTTTTAAATTTTCTATAAATTCATTGACATCACACTCTTGTATATCAACTTCTATATCGCTTAAAACTATATTATCAATATCCATTAATGGAGCTTCAGGCATAACCTCAAAACTCAGTTTATAGACTAAATCTTCTTCTTTATCATTATCAGAGTAATAGCTAGGATAAGAAACAATATCAATATTCGATGATATTATCTCTCCAAATTTACTATTTTTAACAAAATCAGAAGACGTACTTTCAATAGTCTTCTTCACTACACTAGTCATAGCTTCATTTAAATATTCTTTCCTTACTAAATCAATTGAAGCCTT contains these protein-coding regions:
- the tig gene encoding trigger factor, with protein sequence MLNSYVVREVSNDKLKWEYEFAVDKKYFLDQLDSKLSEIAMNVKVPGFRVGKASIDLVRKEYLNEAMTSVVKKTIESTSSDFVKNSKFGEIISSNIDIVSYPSYYSDNDKEEDLVYKLSFEVMPEAPLMDIDNIVLSDIEVDIQECDVNEFIENLKKQRPDFVIVDDPEYVIQGSDKLVIDYQNKIKGKILRGGSAKDFVLVLGKGVALREFEDQLIGMKVGESKTFPLTFPNDYGMVHLAGKTTDMSVTVKSVYVMKGMRDSEAIAKDYGFKDVGHMEDFARKRIKQQFDQMVFTIVKKELFDYMDANYVIDVPECVVTQEIAKINKEIRDSGEDIQIDVEKEAIKRVKLGMLLIKMSRHNNITIKNEDVFSFIQSNYADYGVDIGNVLKMLQSNKNFANYISGKVLEEKVINYIIGLAKKDKKVMTAKDISLMFENI